A stretch of Prunus dulcis chromosome 6, ALMONDv2, whole genome shotgun sequence DNA encodes these proteins:
- the LOC117630932 gene encoding bifunctional riboflavin kinase/FMN phosphatase-like isoform X3, which translates to MIRKMSTAQPLKKLVSCVILDLDGTLLNTDGIVSDVLRVYLGKYGKQWDGREIKKIVGKTPLEAASAVVEDYELSCTTSELLSEITPMFSNQWCNIKALPGANRLIKHLSGHRVPMALASNSPRENIETKISYHQGWKESFSVIIGGDEVRLGKPSPEIFLEVAKRLNVDPSSCLVIEDSLLGVTAGRAAGMEVVAVPSIPKQPHLYTLADEVINSLLDLRPEKWGLPPFQDWIKDTLPLEPWHIGGPVVKGFGRGSKVLGIPTGVLLSAYPVRIFIQLYMSSDETMLIYPQKDMDLFFQNIPQEYILVGLDYLNEVSLKWL; encoded by the exons ATGATTAGGAAGATGTCAACTGCACAGCCTTTAAAGAAATTAGTGTCCTGTGTTATCCTTGATTTGGATGGTACACTACTTAACACAG ATGGAATTGTAAGTGATGTTTTAAGAGTTTATTTGGGCAAGTATGGAAAGCAGTGGGATGGAcgggaaattaaaaaaattgttggaaAAACACCACTTGAAGCTGCAAGTGCTGTTGTTGAAGATTATGAGCTATCTTGTACAACGAGTGAATTGCTTTCAGAGATTACCCCCATGTTCTCCAATCA GTGGTGCAACATCAAAGCACTTCCAGGTGCCAATCGGTTAATTAAACATTTGAGTGGTCATAGAGTGCCAATGGCATTGGCTTCAAACTCTCCAAGGGAAAAcatagaaaccaaaatttcttaCCATCAGG GCTGGAAGGAATCCTTTTCTGTCATCATTGGTGGTGATGAAGTAAGATTGGGGAAGCCTTCTCCGGAAAT ATTCCTTGAAGTTGCTAAAAGGCTTAATGTCGACCCTTCCAGCTGCCTTGTGATTGAAGATTCTCT ACTAGGTGTTACAGCTGGAAGGGCTGCTGGTATGGAGGTGGTTGCTGTACCCTCCATCCCAAAGCAGCCCCACCTTTATACTTTAGCGGATGAGGTGATCAACTCTCTACTTGATTTGCGACCTGAAAAGTGGGGCCTACCTCCTTTCCAAGATT GGATAAAAGATACTTTACCACTAGAACCTTGGCACATTGGTGGTCCTGTCGTTAAGGGATTCGGTCGGGGCTCAAAAGTACTTGGGATCCCTACAGGTGTGTTGCTGTCGGCCTATCCAGTTAGAATCTTCATTCAACTGTACATGTCTTCTGATGAAACAATG CTAATTTATCCACAGAAGGATATGGATCTCTTCTTTCAGAACATCCCTCAGGAGTATATTTTGGTTGGGCTGGATTATCTAAACGAGGTGTCTTTAAAATGGTTATGA
- the LOC117630932 gene encoding bifunctional riboflavin kinase/FMN phosphatase-like isoform X2, with amino-acid sequence MIRKMSTAQPLKKLVSCVILDLDGTLLNTDGIVSDVLRVYLGKYGKQWDGREIKKIVGKTPLEAASAVVEDYELSCTTSELLSEITPMFSNQWCNIKALPGANRLIKHLSGHRVPMALASNSPRENIETKISYHQGWKESFSVIIGGDEVRLGKPSPEIFLEVAKRLNVDPSSCLVIEDSLLGVTAGRAAGMEVVAVPSIPKQPHLYTLADEVINSLLDLRPEKWGLPPFQDWIKDTLPLEPWHIGGPVVKGFGRGSKVLGIPTANLSTEGYGSLLSEHPSGVYFGWAGLSKRGVFKMVMSIGWNPYFNNTEKTIEPWLLHNFDEDFYGEELRLIIVGYIRPEANFSSLQSLIEKIHHDRKVAEEALDLPLFSKYKDDPYLKSST; translated from the exons ATGATTAGGAAGATGTCAACTGCACAGCCTTTAAAGAAATTAGTGTCCTGTGTTATCCTTGATTTGGATGGTACACTACTTAACACAG ATGGAATTGTAAGTGATGTTTTAAGAGTTTATTTGGGCAAGTATGGAAAGCAGTGGGATGGAcgggaaattaaaaaaattgttggaaAAACACCACTTGAAGCTGCAAGTGCTGTTGTTGAAGATTATGAGCTATCTTGTACAACGAGTGAATTGCTTTCAGAGATTACCCCCATGTTCTCCAATCA GTGGTGCAACATCAAAGCACTTCCAGGTGCCAATCGGTTAATTAAACATTTGAGTGGTCATAGAGTGCCAATGGCATTGGCTTCAAACTCTCCAAGGGAAAAcatagaaaccaaaatttcttaCCATCAGG GCTGGAAGGAATCCTTTTCTGTCATCATTGGTGGTGATGAAGTAAGATTGGGGAAGCCTTCTCCGGAAAT ATTCCTTGAAGTTGCTAAAAGGCTTAATGTCGACCCTTCCAGCTGCCTTGTGATTGAAGATTCTCT ACTAGGTGTTACAGCTGGAAGGGCTGCTGGTATGGAGGTGGTTGCTGTACCCTCCATCCCAAAGCAGCCCCACCTTTATACTTTAGCGGATGAGGTGATCAACTCTCTACTTGATTTGCGACCTGAAAAGTGGGGCCTACCTCCTTTCCAAGATT GGATAAAAGATACTTTACCACTAGAACCTTGGCACATTGGTGGTCCTGTCGTTAAGGGATTCGGTCGGGGCTCAAAAGTACTTGGGATCCCTACAG CTAATTTATCCACAGAAGGATATGGATCTCTTCTTTCAGAACATCCCTCAGGAGTATATTTTGGTTGGGCTGGATTATCTAAACGAGGTGTCTTTAAAATGGTTATGAGTATTGGTTGGAATCCTTATTTCAACAACACTGAAAAGACTATA GAGCCATGGTTGCTTCATAACTTTGATGAGGATTTCTATGGGGAGGAACTGCGTCTTATTATAGTCGGCTACATACGGCCAGAG GCCAATTTCTCATCCCTCCAGAGCTTGATAGAGAAGATTCATCACGACAGAAAAGTTGCAGAGGAAGCTCTTGATCTTCCATTGTTCTCCAAATACAAGGACGACCCATATCTTAAAAGTTCTACATAA
- the LOC117630932 gene encoding bifunctional riboflavin kinase/FMN phosphatase-like isoform X1 yields MIRKMSTAQPLKKLVSCVILDLDGTLLNTDGIVSDVLRVYLGKYGKQWDGREIKKIVGKTPLEAASAVVEDYELSCTTSELLSEITPMFSNQWCNIKALPGANRLIKHLSGHRVPMALASNSPRENIETKISYHQGWKESFSVIIGGDEVRLGKPSPEIFLEVAKRLNVDPSSCLVIEDSLLGVTAGRAAGMEVVAVPSIPKQPHLYTLADEVINSLLDLRPEKWGLPPFQDWIKDTLPLEPWHIGGPVVKGFGRGSKVLGIPTGVLLSAYPVRIFIQLYMSSDETMLIYPQKDMDLFFQNIPQEYILVGLDYLNEEPWLLHNFDEDFYGEELRLIIVGYIRPEANFSSLQSLIEKIHHDRKVAEEALDLPLFSKYKDDPYLKSST; encoded by the exons ATGATTAGGAAGATGTCAACTGCACAGCCTTTAAAGAAATTAGTGTCCTGTGTTATCCTTGATTTGGATGGTACACTACTTAACACAG ATGGAATTGTAAGTGATGTTTTAAGAGTTTATTTGGGCAAGTATGGAAAGCAGTGGGATGGAcgggaaattaaaaaaattgttggaaAAACACCACTTGAAGCTGCAAGTGCTGTTGTTGAAGATTATGAGCTATCTTGTACAACGAGTGAATTGCTTTCAGAGATTACCCCCATGTTCTCCAATCA GTGGTGCAACATCAAAGCACTTCCAGGTGCCAATCGGTTAATTAAACATTTGAGTGGTCATAGAGTGCCAATGGCATTGGCTTCAAACTCTCCAAGGGAAAAcatagaaaccaaaatttcttaCCATCAGG GCTGGAAGGAATCCTTTTCTGTCATCATTGGTGGTGATGAAGTAAGATTGGGGAAGCCTTCTCCGGAAAT ATTCCTTGAAGTTGCTAAAAGGCTTAATGTCGACCCTTCCAGCTGCCTTGTGATTGAAGATTCTCT ACTAGGTGTTACAGCTGGAAGGGCTGCTGGTATGGAGGTGGTTGCTGTACCCTCCATCCCAAAGCAGCCCCACCTTTATACTTTAGCGGATGAGGTGATCAACTCTCTACTTGATTTGCGACCTGAAAAGTGGGGCCTACCTCCTTTCCAAGATT GGATAAAAGATACTTTACCACTAGAACCTTGGCACATTGGTGGTCCTGTCGTTAAGGGATTCGGTCGGGGCTCAAAAGTACTTGGGATCCCTACAGGTGTGTTGCTGTCGGCCTATCCAGTTAGAATCTTCATTCAACTGTACATGTCTTCTGATGAAACAATG CTAATTTATCCACAGAAGGATATGGATCTCTTCTTTCAGAACATCCCTCAGGAGTATATTTTGGTTGGGCTGGATTATCTAAACGAG GAGCCATGGTTGCTTCATAACTTTGATGAGGATTTCTATGGGGAGGAACTGCGTCTTATTATAGTCGGCTACATACGGCCAGAG GCCAATTTCTCATCCCTCCAGAGCTTGATAGAGAAGATTCATCACGACAGAAAAGTTGCAGAGGAAGCTCTTGATCTTCCATTGTTCTCCAAATACAAGGACGACCCATATCTTAAAAGTTCTACATAA
- the LOC117630930 gene encoding NAC domain-containing protein 40, with protein MGAVSKEAQLSIAASSMFPGFRFSPTDEELISYYLKNKLEGPEPGKSVEVIPEVDICNFEPWDLPAKSVIQSDNEWFFFSPRGRKYPNGSQSRRATEFGYWKATGKERNVKSTSNVIGTKRTLVFHMGRAPKGERTEWIMHEYCMNDKSQDSIVVCRLRKNSDFRLNDTTNGGSSSRNPLSTVHNSENAVSEVGIIDHDKPVECYSKKSTSSHDSHSTEQIDSASESNQKQTTEVTQTESSGHQKGSYDDFYADILNDDIIQLDEVSVSASADTLPVLANKSEAEQNSHQPMQAICNSEAIPFQGTANRRIHLRKRKEKFPAESLDGPNSHESPKTSADRMDDQHVLLYVIIIIILVLLALFLSKFCFTDIAGSVSFLVERFLPSQKHRE; from the exons ATGGGCGCGGTTTCGAAGGAGGCTCAGCTTTCGATTGCGGCTTCTTCAATGTTTCCTGGGTTTAGGTTTTCACCCACCGACGAGGAGCTGATTTCCTATTACCTGAAGAACAAGCTGGAAGGACCTGAACCTGGGAAGAGCGTAGAGGTCATTCCTGAAGTCGATATTTGCAATTTCGAGCCCTGGGACTTGCCAG CCAAATCTGTTATTCAATCGGATAACGAGTGGTTCTTCTTTTCTCCACGAGGAAGAAAGTACCCAAATGGCTCACAAAGCAGAAGAGCAACAGAATTTGGTTATTGGAAAGCCACAGGTAAAGAACGCAACGTAAAGTCAACTTCTAATGTAATTGGTACAAAGAGGACACTTGTGTTCCACATGGGTCGTGCGCCAAAAGGGGAAAGGACAGAATGGATTATGCACGAATACTGCATGAATGACAAGTCCCAG GATTCTATTGTTGTTTGCCGCCTCCGGAAGAACAGTGATTTCCGTTTAAATGACACCACAAACGGAGGTTCTTCAAGTCGAAATCCTTTATCAACTGTGCATAACAGTGAAAATGCTGTCTCAGAAGTTGGTATTATTGACCATGATAAGCCAGTTGAATGTTATTCGAAGAAGTCTACTAGCAGTCATGATTCTCATTCTACTGAGCAAATTGATTCTGCATCTGAATCCAACCAAAAACAGACAACAGAGGTTACACAGACAGAATCTTCTGGCCACCAGAAG GGTTCTTATGATGACTTTTATGCGGATATACTGAATGATGATATCATCCAACTAGATGAAGTTTCAGTGTCTGCGTCTGCTGACACACTTCCAGTTCTTGCCAATAAGTCCGAGGCTGAACAAAATTCTCACCAGCCTATGCAAGCCATTTGTAATTCAGAAGCAATTCCTTTCCAAGGTACTGCAAACCGAAGAATCCATTTGcgaaagagaaaggaaaagttTCCTGCTGAGTCACTGGATGGTCCCAATTCACACGAGTCACCAAAAACTTCAGCAGATAGGATGGACGATCAACACGTGCTATTATatgtaattattattattattctggTATTGCTGGCTCTGTTTCTGTCCAAGTTTTGTTTTACTGACATTGCTGGCTCTGTTTCTTTCCTTGTTGAAAGGTTTCTGCCTAGTCAAAAACATCGCGAGTAA